One window of the Streptomyces asoensis genome contains the following:
- a CDS encoding response regulator, whose protein sequence is MSSAIRVLVAEDQSAVRAGLVLILGSASDIEVVGEAADGEQAVALARELRPDVVLMDVQMPRLDGVSATRKVVEEGLADVLVLTTFDHDEYVFGALRAGAAGFLLKNTEARDLLAAVRTVAAGEGLIAPAVTRRLIAEFAAKPVRAPKADPAVLDALTRREREVLACLGEGMSNAGIAGRLDMAEATVKTHVSRLLGKLELRSRVQAAVLAQELGIQAGSEGAPEV, encoded by the coding sequence ATGAGCTCCGCCATCCGGGTCCTCGTCGCCGAGGACCAGTCCGCCGTGCGCGCCGGGCTCGTCCTGATCCTGGGCAGCGCGTCCGACATCGAGGTGGTGGGCGAGGCGGCGGACGGGGAGCAGGCGGTCGCGCTGGCCCGCGAGTTGCGGCCCGACGTGGTGCTGATGGACGTTCAGATGCCGCGCCTCGACGGGGTGTCGGCGACCCGGAAGGTCGTCGAGGAGGGTCTCGCCGACGTCCTGGTGCTGACCACCTTCGACCATGACGAGTATGTGTTCGGGGCGCTGCGGGCGGGCGCGGCGGGCTTCCTGCTGAAGAACACGGAGGCGAGGGACCTCCTGGCGGCGGTGCGTACGGTGGCCGCCGGGGAGGGGCTGATCGCTCCCGCGGTGACCCGCCGGCTGATCGCCGAGTTCGCCGCGAAGCCGGTGCGGGCGCCGAAGGCCGACCCCGCCGTCCTGGACGCCCTCACCCGGCGCGAGCGCGAGGTGCTGGCCTGTCTGGGCGAGGGGATGTCCAACGCGGGCATCGCCGGGCGCCTCGACATGGCGGAGGCGACGGTGAAGACGCATGTCAGCCGTCTGCTGGGGAAGCTGGAGCTGCGCAGCCGGGTGCAAGCGGCGGTGCTGGCCCAGGAGTTGGGGATCCAGGCGGGATCCGAGGGGGCTCCGGAGGTTTAG
- a CDS encoding cob(I)yrinic acid a,c-diamide adenosyltransferase → MVNLTRIYTRTGDQGTTALGDMSRVAKTDLRIAAYADVNEANAALGTALALGGLDEELVVVLTRVQNDLFDVGADLSTPVVENPEFPPLRVEQFYVDRLEADCDRFNERLEKLRSFILPGGTPGAALLHQACTVVRRAERSTWAALEVHGEWMNPLTATYLNRLSDLLFILARTANKAVGDVLWVPGGER, encoded by the coding sequence ATGGTCAATCTGACGCGCATCTACACGAGGACCGGCGACCAGGGCACCACCGCTCTCGGCGACATGAGCCGGGTCGCCAAGACCGACCTGCGGATCGCCGCGTACGCCGACGTCAACGAGGCGAACGCGGCGCTCGGCACGGCACTCGCCCTGGGCGGACTGGACGAGGAGCTCGTCGTGGTGCTCACCCGGGTCCAGAACGACCTGTTCGACGTGGGCGCGGACCTGTCGACGCCGGTGGTGGAGAACCCGGAGTTCCCGCCCCTGCGGGTCGAGCAGTTCTACGTCGACCGTCTGGAGGCGGACTGCGACCGGTTCAACGAGCGGCTGGAGAAGCTGCGGTCGTTCATCCTGCCCGGCGGCACCCCGGGCGCGGCCCTGCTCCACCAGGCCTGCACGGTCGTCCGGCGGGCCGAACGCTCCACCTGGGCTGCGCTGGAGGTGCACGGTGAGTGGATGAACCCGCTCACCGCGACCTACCTCAACCGGCTCTCGGACCTGCTGTTCATTCTGGCCCGCACCGCCAACAAGGCGGTCGGCGACGTGCTCTGGGTGCCGGGCGGGGAGCGCTAG
- a CDS encoding sensor histidine kinase, with amino-acid sequence MEGMAVRELHRLRRPHRFDVYIAVGGLLGGLLLVAIGLGTRPSDDPIALLDGPWPVLVPLCVMAGCEVLRRIAPRTALLIGTAAIVLDTLTQGNLFTVLMYTDVMYAAVLYGPLASARRIQWITGLLTVAGTLVPFAVWRVPEALLIGVVVGIVAYGPAATGWIVRNHRDAAEAARLRAEQTALLAEMDRAQAVTTERARMARELHDMVANHLSAIAIHSTAALSIDDPDTSRQALSVIRENSVEGLAEMRRLIGILRDGSGDREPAAAPTLDGLEALVDGARANGLDVTLDSAHGEVPAPVELAAYRIVQESLTNALKHACPGRVTVALVQRDGVLDVRVRSPYGHRDGPRAPGSGAGLVGMRERAALLDGTFDAGPEDSCWTVRATFPLVEGEPV; translated from the coding sequence ATGGAGGGCATGGCCGTCCGAGAACTGCACCGCCTGCGTCGCCCGCACCGCTTCGACGTGTACATCGCGGTCGGCGGGCTGCTCGGTGGGCTGCTGCTGGTCGCCATCGGTCTGGGCACCCGGCCGTCCGACGATCCGATCGCGCTCCTGGACGGCCCCTGGCCGGTCCTGGTGCCGCTCTGCGTGATGGCCGGCTGTGAGGTGCTGCGCCGGATCGCGCCGCGCACGGCCCTGCTGATCGGCACGGCCGCGATCGTCCTGGACACCCTGACCCAGGGCAACCTGTTCACGGTGCTGATGTACACCGACGTGATGTACGCGGCCGTCCTGTACGGCCCGCTCGCGTCGGCCCGCCGGATCCAGTGGATCACCGGACTGCTGACGGTGGCCGGGACGCTGGTGCCGTTCGCGGTGTGGCGGGTGCCGGAGGCCCTGCTGATCGGGGTGGTGGTCGGCATCGTGGCCTACGGGCCCGCCGCCACCGGCTGGATCGTGCGCAACCACCGCGACGCGGCCGAGGCGGCCCGGCTGCGGGCCGAACAGACCGCGCTGCTCGCCGAGATGGACCGCGCCCAGGCCGTCACGACCGAACGGGCCCGGATGGCGCGGGAGTTGCACGACATGGTCGCCAACCACCTGTCCGCGATCGCCATCCACTCGACGGCGGCGCTCTCGATCGACGACCCGGACACATCCAGGCAGGCGCTGTCCGTCATCCGCGAGAACAGCGTCGAGGGGCTGGCGGAGATGCGGCGGCTGATCGGGATCCTGCGCGACGGCAGCGGGGACCGCGAGCCCGCCGCGGCCCCCACCCTGGACGGCCTGGAGGCTCTCGTCGACGGCGCCCGCGCCAATGGTCTCGACGTCACCCTCGACTCCGCGCACGGTGAGGTACCCGCCCCCGTCGAACTCGCCGCCTACCGGATCGTCCAGGAGTCGCTGACCAACGCGCTGAAGCACGCCTGCCCCGGCCGGGTCACCGTCGCCCTCGTCCAGCGCGACGGGGTGCTCGACGTGCGGGTGCGGAGTCCCTACGGCCATCGGGACGGGCCCCGCGCCCCCGGCTCCGGCGCCGGGCTCGTCGGGATGCGGGAGCGTGCGGCGCTGCTGGACGGCACGTTCGACGCCGGCCCCGAGGACTCCTGCTGGACGGTGCGTGCCACATTCCCCCTGGTCGAAGGAGAGCCCGTATGA